The DNA segment ACAACATTTGAAAACCCAACATACTCAGAGGTAAGACGTTATCACAAcaaattgcaaataaaaaataataaatcaaaagaTCATTAGATCTTCCAGAACTAATCTGAAGACACGAGCATACTGATTGAGCATAATGATTGAGCATACACGATTATATACAATAAGCttaaactacataaaaaagGACATaagcaaaaatattaaaatattaaacacaatCAGGGACCTAATAACAGGTTTCAGGTTTGGATCCGGTGAAAATTTGCTACACAGCacactcaaatatattcattataatatatttataatatatttataatatattcaaaTTCTGAAGTtgacaaaaatgttatttttttattttagatgcaGGACAAACAGCTTGCTTTGGGTACAAAGGACACTTCGAGCAGCCAGCCACCTCCTGTAATGTCACCTCCAAAGCCTGTGAAGCGAGAGAAATCTAGCATGTACTCGCCTACAGAAGACTCCTTCCAAGACACAGCCAACCTGGTCAAAGAGGACAGTGACATCTAACTGTTTCTCATTTCCCTCTCACACAAttacaaggggaaaaaaagacatacTCTGTCCCTCTTTGCACAGAATCTATTTTTATATGCAGACTGtgtacaaaaatgaaaaaaaaaaaagaaagattatttTTAGAACACTAGAGAAGAGAGTCTTTACCACAGAGGATTAAAATTTTGGTGAAGACTATGCCTTCTGCTGTTTCTTATGCcaatttgattttgattttttttttattgtgatgaCTATATGTATATCTTTGCACTGATACtactgatggaaaaaaaacgaTGAATATGCTGTACATTTGTAAATTTTTCAAAGATATTGCTGATCACTGATAGAATACTGTGTCTTATAGGTAAACAAAGTGACATGTGAACGTTGTAGTGTGTAGATAATGCACCCTGCACTGTGATTTATTACCAGGGCTTTGATGCTTCTTTGTATAGAATTCTTACCTAATAATTGCCAGTGGaatcaaaaacacacatctCATCCTGAGTATTTATATACCTCATCTGTGGACTGGCCAGCACAGTGACAAAGAGCCAATTTCTGTTTTGGTCAAGTGTTCACAATTTGTTCCTCAACAGTATCTTCATGAGAATAAACACCATTATCAATTATAGATTTATGAACTGTTTAGGAAGGTTATTGTTCCTTCCCAAAGTATAATTGGCTTAATTACAGTTATGATTTTGTATTAAATCAAAATAACTGATATCTTATTGCCTATAGTAGTTTAATGCTTAAATGATcagtaaataagaaaaaaattaccatTATCATTATATGTTTTGTTACAATAGGTCATATTCCAGTAGTCTTTGCCAAGGATTCCTGTTATTTGGGAGAAAGGGACAGATATCAAAACATTAACACTTCATAAttacacattaaatataattaatgattCCTATTTCTAATTTCCAATGGTATATAATAGCACACAGTGTGTTTCAAATTCTGAAAGAAATTGAACTGTGACTTTGTGGTGTTAGCATGCAGTACGTATACTATTTTGTTTTTGCCAATAATTTCACTACTGGCTAATATAAACTCTATATTACTGAATGATTTTTCTAtatgaaaggaaaaatgaagatatttgagaaaaaaatgtcaaatgctgctgggaaaattttaaaataaatgtattgttttataatgttttttgcCTAAACTGCCATTTTTGTCCTtggtataataaatatttgttctaAATGCCAATTTCTTTATgttaacatcatacagtaagttaaaaaaaagaagatacaaattattataaaacatcATTAAGGATCCATGTGTATTgcacaatgtttatattatattgttttatatcataggatattcatataattaattatataaatatttgatatttgattAATTCACATATTTTATAACTGTGTTTTAGGATGCACAGTTAGGGGTTTATTAAATCTGCCTCTGGGCATATCATTATTTTCTAAagggttttttatttgtgcagaTTTATGGCTTGGTGTTGTGAGGGCTGTATGATGGTCAAAGCGTGGTTGTATCTCTACGTTATCTTTTGCTGTGCTTGACTCGAGCTGGCACTTCCTCCCTATATCTCTCCATCCACTCTCAcacccaccaccacacaccccaACACTGAACTGTTCATCTCCCATCACACCAGCAAGTACAGTGGAAGTTCCGCTATCCTCATGGCTGGTGCAAACTCTTGGAAATACATGTACACAGTCTAAACtagtgtgtaaataaagacttgtttttttattaatggttCCAGAGCTGGGGAGGGACATGGTGGCAGCTTCCATCAATCAAATAAACTTTGGCATTCACCTCATTTACCTCTgaactcacatcacatcactgagGTGGCCAACATCACACCTATGCATTTCATGCACATTGATTATATTCATTACATTGAGTATACACATATATTCTGAACTTAAccataattaaatatttgtaaatagaTACCATAATTTCTTGGCTTAAACTCTTAGTTTGCCTTTGATCTCCATTTCCCCATTATGGCTAAAAGCTGTACACATCACAGAATGAATAAGGGGATCTGTAACCTTAGAGTATCCCTGCCCACATTACAATTTGAAGTTTAGTTCACTGGTAATTAGGTGATTAATTAAATCAGATGGGTTAGAGATGAGAGAAAAACAATTCAATTTTTGGAATCATTACTTATAGAGGTACAGCTCAGTCTTGTAGGAAACATTTAAGAAGCACTAGGTTCTTCAAATGTGCAATAAAGCATCTGATATTTCAGTTAAACCTGTTCTGATGTAGAGACACCCTACAGGGAGAGTAACTGCCCTAAGAGCACCATCTGGTGGATATAATTTGCTGAGCCTgtgattttgtattaaatacagCCTTAATTGTGTGAATTGTGAAAGACGATTCAATGTTGATCCATTCAGTGTTGATGGCTTTAAAAGGTTGTGATGGAATTTACATGTATCATTTAaatcattatcataattataCTTTTACATACTCGAAAATAATATCAATGAATTCCCCTGTCTCAAACCCCTCTCCAAAAAGTTCATGCAGCATATGTTTGCAGAGGAGGTCTCAGGAGTGCCTTTTAATCTGGTTCATTTCCTGGCTGACGCTTTGTCATTAGTACTATTCATTTGGGCCAATTTTGTGCATGGCCCGTTGTTTTGCCTAGCAGCTTTAAAATATGGGCTGACTAacagtggagctggaggtagcagagctgaaaatgttgaagttttcattaggagtgaggaggatggacaggattagaaattagtttattagagggagagtgcatgtaggacgttttggaagcaaggtgagggaggcaagattgagataatttggacatgtgcagaggagggacatggggtatatcaataGGAAAATGCTgtggatggagccaccaggaaggaggaaaagaggaaggccaaagaggaggtttatggatgtggtgaggaaagacatgcaagtagatggtttaaaagaggacagggggggtatggagacggatgatccgctgtggcgacccctaataggagcagccaaaagaagaagaagaagaagaagaagaagcagcattAAAATATGTAGACGTGTCCGTGCATCTACAATGTTGAAGATCCGATTCCAAAACCAAATACACATTTGTTTGAAGCTTGTCTCCTATTTGTCCACCTTACAGTGAAGGTTGTCTATAAGATTTGGAATTGGTCTGAAGGAGTTTGTCAAAGAAAGCGGTCATTGATGTGTTATGagaagatggtttggacatgtgcagaggagggacatggggtatatcagtaggagaatgctgaggatggagccacaaggaaggaaaaaaagaggaaccccaaggaggaggtttatggatgtggtgagggaagacatgcaggtagttggtgtgaaagaggcagatgtagaggaaaggGGAGTACGGaaacagatgatccgctgtggcgacccctaatgggagaagccaaaagaagaagaagaagatgtgtATAGGAAGACCTGCCCCACGATGAGTGTTCCAATTCACctcaaatgtgtttatttgaggGGTTAAAGTCAGGACTGTTCTCTGTACTCCCATTATCATGCTAGAACCCAAAAGCACAGTGCAGTGTGATTTAACTGGGGCTTAGCAATTTGCATAGTGAACTTGCATATCATCAACTGCTCAAGCCTCAAAACCCATTTAATGATTCTCCCAATGCACAGTGCTGATTTGCATATCTTGGTTTTAGGGCATTATCATGCAGGGCCATGTTTGGGCCTCTAGGTTTGAGTGAAAAGATAGTTTACTTAGTACAATGTCTTCCTGTCTTACGGACTTATCTTACATAGTTGAGTAACCCACAcagattatatattttgattGTGTCATGGTATACCCCTTGTACACAATTCTACAGTAACTATTTTAAGATCTGTAAATCAGTAAATTACATCCTTCCAGTTTAGTAgaaatgataagaaaaaaaaactgtggttTGGTTGTACTTTTACTAGTCCAGTTTCTTATATTGAATACAACTTAGCATTTATGTAGGCTTTATACAGTGGCCAGTGTTGCCACATCAAttcttaatttaattttattttatttgtatacagtaTCAGTTTTCATAATGGACATTTTCACAAAGCAGGTTTACAAACGTTCTTACTGTAAACATTCAggaaatacattttccattcatatatgtatccctaatgagcaagccagggGTGATGATGACAAGAAAAAAGACAATCTtgtgaggaaccagattcaaataGGAACCCATTCACATCTGTCTGACATTGGATAGTGTGAAATGTATtgcaaataaaaagtaatatcaCCTTACACACAGTAGTCTGTAATTTGCCTTCTTATTAAGACAACACactgtggaaaaaaacacagatgtgTTTCTAAAATACTACTGACAAGTATCAAAACATTAAGAAGCACTGCCACTCAGGTTGTGCCATAAACCCTGTGAGCTCTATTGCTTTGTACTACTTCAACATCTTTTTTAAGTAGAAATAGTACTATAGGGCTCATTGTCATTCCATGCATTttcaaaagcataaaaaagcCAATTATGCAAAGCTGAGTAAAATAACTAGCTGATTGAAATAGCTGAGTGAAATAAACATGGGTGTATGGATGATTTTACACTATCCAAATAGGGAtgcaaaaaaacccaggaaaaacaGAACAGGTATACAGCACTCCATAAGCTatgtataaatgcatttattttgcctacataaatataaaagcagtAATTTAAATTTAAGGCTGTGTTGTTCCTTATTTTGAATCTTGTCCCTCtgttataaaaatatgtaaagcaGAATTGGCCTGGTTTAACTTTCCTACTACCTTGTACAGATTCTGCTATGTTAATCTCTTGATAGTGGTATAAATTGTTGAAAGTAATCCTCAAACATCTTTCTAGACACTCTTAAGTTGGATTGGTTTCTTATGGCATAAAAAGCAGGGTTGAATGTCATTCTTAGCCAGTGACAATGTGGCTGGAAACTACTGAAAAGGGAATGGCAGTCatgacaatttatttaaaatatatcctaATATGTCATATCTTATATGTACTTATGTATATCTTTAGGTTACATAGAATAATTACTGTAGATACAAACAAGAAACAGTTTTTACACATTTGTTCAGTTTCTCCCTCATACCTAACTATACTAATTAAGAACTAAATCATGGTAGATTTATTAAAATTCTATACTACAATTTATTATGTTGTAGATTTTAATGATTATGTCTTGTGACAATCTTGGTAcgagatttatattaatttgaaTCCCTTAGGTTTAATCATGGTTTTCAATAGCATGCGATCTGAGATAAAGGATGGCATGTAGGACAGAGGCAGCCAGAAGAATTTTGCATCCCAGCCAGCAGAGTAGCGGGTGCGAGGATGGACAGCAGAGACAGCATGCACCATACAGCCCACCACTTTCATCAGATCTCCATCCAGCTTCTTCCCAAACCTCTCTGTCATGGTTACTTTAACTAAAATAAGAGAGAAAGGCTTTTTAAATTATACTGCATTATTTCAGATAagcattttgtcattttttatagGTTCCTATTTTATTGaagtacattttatgtttttggtcTATTTGATTACAGTTATACTTTGCATACACAGTCTTAGTCTATAACAGTCTTAAATCAGCATTTTCTTATATTATGTTGTCCATTCTTTTACAAATGCTGACAAACCTGTTCATTGAATAAAGATGATTTGCTTTAacagaaagattaaaaaaaatctagaataTGGCTCTCATGTGAGAGTCACACTTCAGCTTTTATTAGTCTTAACAGCATGGTCTTAATTGGCCAGGAacttagtaaaaataaaaaaatacagtgcattcagaaagtattcattcctttaactttttttatatttcagcctgatactacaattgtTCTAACTGTCTGCAGAactcagagacagaattgttgcaaggcacagatctgaggaaggatacaaaaaaatgctgctACACTGAAGATTCACAGTGGcctctataataaaaaaatggaagaagtgtggcacaaccaCTCTTCCGAGAGCTGGTCGCCCAGCCAAAATTAGCAATCAGGGGAGAAGGGCTTTAGTAAGAGAGGCGAACAAAAACCCTATGGTCATTCTGACTAAGCTCCAGAGATCCTGTTGAAGAAAGGACAAAATTCCAAAAGGTtaaccatcactgcagctctCCACCAATCTGGgttttatggcagagtggctagaCGAAAGCGCCTCCTCAAAAGTGCAAAAACCATGAAAGCCCGCTAAAGGcctgatgaaaccaagatttaACTCTTTGGCCTTAATtctaaatgttatgtctgaaggaacgtctctaggttatgtttgtaaccctggttcccagagggaacgagacactgcatcaacatgctttgggaatgcccctgcgtgaccacgctctgaaccacatgtATAATGTGTCGTATGTTCAACTAACTCTGGTCAATGTAGTCACTTCCATAGTCATCCTTGACATCTTGTGGCAGTCTGTTCCAGATTTTCTGGAAACTGTCTTGAATAAGACTAGTATTTGCCATGTCCGTTTTGAAGAATCCTGGTTCAATGCACAGTACCTTAACTCCAAATAATTTCATGTTTAACCTGTTAAAAGAAGACAACATGGACAGCAGTAAAAATTACAACCTTACTATTTACAATAGATGATTTGTATTCAGAGATGTTAGGCAAATTCTGGCATTAACTATAGACTATAGACAAACACTGAATGTACTACAGGAAACATGCATAATTGCTTAGATATGTGCACAGATGCTCAGTTatctattttttgtcatttcagtgTTATTGTCTTGTTATATAtcaagtcttcttcttcttctttttttttttggcttctcccattaggggtcgccacagcggatcattcgtctccatacccccctgtcaaaccaactacctgcatgtcttccctcaccacattcataaacctcctccttggccttcctcttttcctcctttctagcggctccatcctcagcattcttctaccgatataccccatgtcccttctctgcacatgtccaaaccatctcaatctcgcctccctcaccttgtctcaaaaatgtcctacatgcactgtccctctaattaactaatttctaatcctgtccatactCGTCACCACCAACGAagaccttaacatcttcagctctgctacctccagctccgcctcctgtcttttactgaatgccaatgtctctaaaccatataacatcgcaggtctcaccacaatcctataaacttttcctttcactcttgcagatacccttttattacaaatcacccctgccactcttctccacccactccaccctgcctgcactcttttcttcacttctctaacacactctccattaattttgcactgttgacctcaggtacctgaactcctccaccttctccacatcttctccctgcaaccgcaccactccactgctctccctctcattcacacacatgtactctgtcttactcctactgacttgcattccccttctctccagtgtgtaccttcacctttccaggctcttctcaacctgctccctactctcaccacaaatcacaatatcatcccaaacatcatggtccagggagactcctgtctgaccttgtccgtcaacctgtccatcaccactgcaaacaggaaagggctcagagccgatccttgatgcagtccaacctccaccttgaaccagtctgtcattcctgttgcacacttcactgctgtcacactgtcctcatacatgtcctgcaccaccctcacatacttctctgacacacctgacttcctcatacaataccacaactcctctctcggcaccctttcgtacgctttctctaaatctacaaacacacaatgaaacTTCTTCTTACCTTCTCTattcttctccatcaacattctcaaagcaaataattcaCCTTTGGTGcttttcctcggcatgaaaccatactgttgctcacagatggtcacctcttctcttaggctggcttccactactctttcccataacttcatgctGTGACTGAACAACttaatttccctgtagttactgcaggtctgcacatctcccttatttttaaagattggtaccagcacactccttctccgatcctcaggcatcctctcacatCCAagatcttgttgaacaacctggttaaaaactccactgccatctttcctaaacatctccatgcttttaccggtatgtcatctggacCAACAGACTTTCCattcccatgtatctatccagtcttttaacacgctacaatccgtcacacaccttgagatctcaaaaatctggacttctagtagttcccagaatagcaaagtccactaaaggcggtagatcattcttacatttagctcctaaactttggaatagtcttcctgacagttaGACTGagttgccacagtcgccacggcttgcttatcagggataaatgcataCTATTCACCTTGATGTTGATTTCAAGTTGCCCaaacatccagcacctcttcatccccaccgagcccctgtctgacctcttccctgaatctcatactatagtcttcctcctttagtttccaccatctaattcttctttcagtcttcactctcctcctcctcttctaaacctccaaaaacatcctacagaccaccatccgatgctgtctagctacagtGTCCCCTGCCAGCACCTTACactctccaatctccttcaggttgcagctcctacatagaacatagtaaatcagtgtgcaccttcctccactcttatatgtcaccctatgatcctccttcttcccaaaataagtgttcaccactgccatttccatccttttaagCAAAgtttaccaccatctgcccttccacatttctttccttaaggccatacctaccatcacctcctcatcacctctgttccattcacctacatgcccattaaagtctgcatcAATCACATATAGTTTATTCCTAgatacaccatctaccacttcatctaattcactccagaatctttccttctcctccatctcacaacccacttgagGAGcagatgacatttatcatcatcccttcaacttccagcttcacgttcatcaccctatcagaatcttcacctccactacactcttactgtactcttccttcagaatcacccctacaccatttctctttccattgtTATATATCAAGTAATTCAGCATTACTGTGTGACAATATGTTGTACactaacaacaaaaatattgaaACCAATATTCATGGAATTCCACATAACCTCTGGAATACTATATGAGGTCAATGttatgttgaaataaatatGACATTATGGTATAAAATCATTATACAGATCACACAGTCTCCAACAGCAGTTTTCATTCATCAGATGATCAAATAATGTTTTCTGTTGCTGTGGGTGGAACGGTGATAAAAGTGTgatacattttcagaaatttgCAAATGATTAGGACTATTCAAGATAGTTAAGAAATATATTCtcaaaacatttctaaatttTGCTAACTTGCCAATTGTCATGCaatgacagagagaaagagtgaaatcTGAGACATGTGAAGCCAGCCACAGAATCAGATCACTTGCAACATCTGGCAACACTTAAGAGAAAACACTTTTTGCATGATTAACTATGGCTTTTGTTGTTCTGTATATTTttcaatcttaaaaaaaaagaagtgattaaatattatttaaaaagaaggaaaagcaacaagaacaagaaaaaaacactgattaagTGGTAGTGTGATGCATTCATTTTATAAGTGCAGTGTTTTGTTATGTCAGATGACCCACCTCAAGCAGTCATTGAATGCCTCCACTCCATATTTTGAGACACAGTATGGCCCTGTAGATAAACATATTCTTCCAAGCACGCTGGAGATATTGACAATGCGGCCCTTAGCTTTCTTAATGAAGGGTAGCACACTCAAGGTCACAGCAATGACCCCTAATAGGTTGACATTGATTATGGTCTTAAAGTCATTAATGACCATCCAATCAACATGCCCTGATGGCTGAGATATTCCTGCATTGTTTACAACAGCCCAGAGACCTAAATGTCACATACATCAACAAACGCATAAAAGAAACATAATGTTGCTCAGTAAACAATATTATCTTGCAATAatcaatacaaatgaaaatgttaaatattgcaGATTATATTGTGCTTAATAAAATAGCTCATATATACAAGACTAGTGCAACACAATTTTTAAATCTTCCAGATAAATTGTCTAGTTGTAAACATTTTTGAGAGCTTAATCTCATTAGTCCTTAGGTGCAGTCACTAAACACTGTTAAAATCGCTTACCCTTCTCTCCCACAAGAGTTTTAATGATGCTTGCAGCCTTCATAATGCTATCATTATCACTAACATCTAACTGAACAGTAGAGAATCTGGCAGAGCAGGTCTTCTTCAGCTCAACCTCTCCTTTTTCTGTGTAACAGCCAGCAATTACACAGAATCCTTCTTTGTCCAGTTGTTTGGCCAGAAGTTTTCCAAAGCCTGTATCACACCCAGTAATGTAGACATATTTCTCTGATTTGTTTGCCACTTGCTTCAGCTCTCTAAACCATCGGTAGGCATAGAATAACACCACCAACCCAAAGATATATAGAAACATATCTGTAGAAGAGTAATAGAAAGACTGTTATTAATTGTCAGTTGCTTTTGTGTTTGAGTTGTGCAAATACTATTGCACTGATGAAAACTACAaaacttgcatttttttttttttaccttgcattgcaaatgattatatatatatatatgtatgtgtgtgtgtgtgtgtgtgtgtgtgtgtataagatgggTAAATAAGTGGCTTACTTACTTTACTTGCAAATGATTTAGAGATGTCCCCTTTGTTACTCCGTGTCTCTAAGTTTGCAGCGATGTTTACTTCGGTCGGCTCTTTTATGGCGGATGTGGTCTGTCATACTGCGCTATGGTGCCGTGTGTGAAAGAGTCGAGTCTTTGAGTCGGATTTCCTCAGTGAACGCTGCTACTGATGTATGAATGTGTCGCATAACATGTTATGCAAATGTTATGTAATGGggaaaatcattttaatgacCGTTTAGTTCAGGGTTTAATTTGCTAAATTTAAAAActtgtttatttgcatatttcgTAACAAAGATAATGCAAAAATCTCAATCGGCTCTTTTATGGCGGATGACTGCGGTTAAATCAGCCGCATCTTGAAAATACATGATTAAGCCAGTCGCACTTTTTTGTGTTGCACGTCTAATCGTACACTTACGGTATTGGGTGGTGAGAGCGGATTTAAAGATGCTTCAGAAAGACGTTTCcgttataaaaacaaaaatatataaaatagcaaTACATTGTGTAACCGAGCGTTTTCCAAAAGGGGCAAGTTCGcctaaaatacttttttctaaGAAAATAATAGAAACGAAAGCAGGATTCTGTGAAACGACCAGTCCGACTTTTTATTGTACCTCAAGTAAAGAACAGCGTCACTGTcccgagggggaaaaaaaacacctataCACCTATAAAATGAACACAGCCCCCTCTTGAGCtatcacacacaattacacccaAAAAGTcttttacaattgtttttttgttgttgttgttttttttaatcaaagcacaaataatacaatttcttGTTGGTGGTTTGGTGgtgtaactatatatatatttatttgtatttattattattattattttttttttacatttacatttacatttacatttgcagcatttagcagactcccttatccagagtctctagcaatgaataaatctacattgGTACGCCAGATTCAGATACTGAAaattgaagtactgattatacttttttactcaagtgaaagtaaagaagtcttggctttGACATgtgcttaagtaaaaagtagttattacttctacctgttttagtgtcacactggtaactggacctcacatcatattaatattagatagatagatagatagatagatagatagatagatagatagatagatagatagatagatagatagatagatagatagatagatagatagatagatagatagatagatagagtaaagaaaataagtatttgaacaccctgctattttgcaagttctcccacttagaaatcatggagggtctgaaattgtcatcgtaggtgcatgtccactgtgagagacataatctaaaaaaaacaatccagaaatcacaatgtatgattttttaactatttatttgttcgatacagctgcaaataagtatttgaacacctgagaaagtcaatgttaatatttggtacagtagcctttgtttgcaattacagaggtcaaacgtttcctgtagtttttcaacAGGTTTGCACAGGTTTTACACTGCAGGAAGGATTTTGACCCACTccttcacacagatcttctctagatcagtcaggtttctggcctgtcgctgagaaacgtTACTATAacattgggtttaggtctggagactggctaggtcacaccagaaccttgatatgcttcttacagagccactccttggttatcctggccctggtcatcctctccttaatacagtgcagtcgccctgtcccatgtgcagaaaaacacccccaaagcatgatgctaccacccccatgcttcacagaagggatggtgttcttgggatggtactcatcattcttcttcatccaaacacgtttagtggaattatgacccaaaagttctattttggtctcatctgaccacatgactttctcccatgactcctctggatcatccaaatggtcagtGGCAAAATTAAGACGTGCcgggacatgtgctggtttaagcaggggaaccttccgtgccat comes from the Silurus meridionalis isolate SWU-2019-XX chromosome 3, ASM1480568v1, whole genome shotgun sequence genome and includes:
- the dhrs9 gene encoding dehydrogenase/reductase SDR family member 9 — encoded protein: MFLYIFGLVVLFYAYRWFRELKQVANKSEKYVYITGCDTGFGKLLAKQLDKEGFCVIAGCYTEKGEVELKKTCSARFSTVQLDVSDNDSIMKAASIIKTLVGEKGLWAVVNNAGISQPSGHVDWMVINDFKTIINVNLLGVIAVTLSVLPFIKKAKGRIVNISSVLGRICLSTGPYCVSKYGVEAFNDCLRLNMKLFGVKVLCIEPGFFKTDMANTSLIQDSFQKIWNRLPQDVKDDYGSDYIDQIKVTMTERFGKKLDGDLMKVVGCMVHAVSAVHPRTRYSAGWDAKFFWLPLSYMPSFISDRMLLKTMIKPKGFKLI